Proteins found in one Methylobacter sp. S3L5C genomic segment:
- a CDS encoding transposase, whose product MFILLTTLTYLPGRVNFRNLGRYSALNEKTFSRWFRRSFDFVTFNLLNLKDLTDKGEWVAAIDASFLPKSGRNSYGLDWFWNGSQGQAERGLEISLLALVDVTHNTAYTLSTYQTPALPKAPKVPEVVKESTVNSETKVAQDVEKTPKSKAEKTPKETRITRVDSYLDHVKRDTKGLLGKIRYLVADSFYAKTKFINGVVEHGLHVASKLRHDADLRWLYTGEQKAKGRPRKFAGKVCFDGLSRFELAGEIDGQRVYTAVVNSPTFKRNLRIVYIVREEKGKTYTALLFCTDTDCAALDILRYYKARFQIEFVFRDAKQYSGLCDCQATSEAKLGFHFNASLTALNLLRLEDRQQAVEGAGRNVISITSWKTRKFNAHLLERFSCHLGIDFTAIKSSQGFAALCNYGAIAA is encoded by the coding sequence ATGTTCATCTTGCTAACAACCCTGACGTATCTGCCGGGACGGGTGAATTTCCGAAACCTTGGCCGTTATAGTGCTCTGAATGAAAAAACCTTTTCGAGATGGTTTCGTCGCTCGTTCGATTTTGTTACCTTCAATTTGCTGAACTTGAAAGATTTAACGGATAAGGGTGAATGGGTAGCAGCAATTGATGCCAGCTTTTTACCCAAAAGCGGTCGCAATAGTTACGGCCTGGACTGGTTTTGGAACGGTTCACAGGGACAGGCTGAACGCGGACTGGAAATTTCACTGCTGGCCTTGGTGGATGTGACACACAACACAGCCTATACGCTGTCGACTTATCAAACGCCCGCTTTGCCCAAAGCACCGAAGGTACCTGAAGTCGTCAAAGAGTCGACCGTAAATAGCGAAACCAAGGTGGCTCAAGATGTCGAGAAGACACCGAAGAGCAAAGCCGAGAAAACGCCCAAAGAAACCCGGATCACCCGGGTAGATAGCTACCTTGATCACGTCAAACGCGATACCAAGGGACTGTTGGGGAAAATCCGTTATCTGGTCGCGGACAGTTTTTACGCCAAGACCAAGTTTATTAATGGCGTGGTAGAACATGGCCTGCACGTGGCCAGTAAGTTACGGCATGATGCCGATCTGCGCTGGTTATATACCGGTGAACAAAAAGCCAAAGGTCGACCTCGCAAGTTTGCAGGCAAAGTTTGTTTCGATGGTTTGTCACGCTTTGAACTGGCAGGAGAAATCGATGGCCAGCGCGTCTATACCGCTGTCGTCAATTCGCCGACGTTCAAACGTAATCTGCGGATTGTCTATATCGTGCGAGAAGAAAAAGGCAAAACCTATACCGCATTATTATTCTGCACTGATACTGACTGTGCGGCCTTGGACATTCTGCGCTATTACAAAGCAAGATTTCAGATTGAGTTCGTGTTTCGCGATGCCAAGCAATACAGTGGACTATGCGATTGCCAAGCCACTTCCGAAGCAAAGTTGGGCTTCCATTTCAATGCTTCACTGACCGCACTGAATTTGCTGCGTCTGGAAGACCGGCAACAGGCCGTGGAAGGTGCAGGCCGCAACGTCATTTCCATCACCAGTTGGAAGACTCGTAAATTCAATGCCCATTTATTGGAAAGGTTTTCTTGCCACTTAGGAATCGACTTTACTGCCATAAAATCTAGCCAAGGCTTTGCAGCCCTCTGTAACTATGGGGCTATCGCCGCGTAA
- the flgJ gene encoding flagellar assembly peptidoglycan hydrolase FlgJ: MTTMKPADSSNELAMDVQSLGRVRQMSQQNPAQALKESAKQFEALFINMMLQSMRQATPQGNLMGESHDRELYTSMLDQQLSQNMAQRGIGVADLLLGQLKSGSSAQLMPDLTALPRTVTGGKLHSPTQLTSALDAASLYAQASLTPTNDVKTATRSVSGSVQDFHARMHAHAETAAAITGIPADFILGHAALESGWGKREIKLEDGSSSHNLFGIKAGASWKGNVAEVTTTEYIQGVPAKVVARFRAYDSDADAFRDYASFLQDNPRYGQVLVNGQSVDGFAQGLQNAGYATDPAYATKLMSVIRRIQPA; this comes from the coding sequence ATGACAACAATGAAACCTGCAGATAGCTCAAACGAATTGGCGATGGATGTGCAGTCCTTGGGCCGTGTACGGCAAATGTCTCAGCAAAATCCTGCCCAAGCATTAAAAGAATCTGCCAAGCAATTTGAAGCCTTGTTTATTAATATGATGCTCCAGAGTATGCGGCAAGCAACGCCACAAGGTAATCTGATGGGAGAAAGTCATGATCGAGAGCTTTATACTTCCATGTTGGATCAGCAACTTAGTCAAAACATGGCACAACGCGGCATAGGCGTTGCAGACCTGTTATTGGGGCAGCTTAAAAGCGGTAGTAGCGCTCAACTAATGCCGGATTTGACTGCGCTACCTCGAACCGTTACCGGGGGAAAGTTACACTCACCTACGCAACTTACCTCGGCTCTTGATGCTGCGTCTTTATATGCACAGGCATCTTTAACTCCGACTAATGACGTTAAAACAGCGACACGTTCTGTTAGTGGTTCCGTTCAAGATTTTCATGCCAGAATGCACGCTCATGCTGAAACTGCCGCCGCTATTACCGGTATTCCTGCCGACTTTATTTTAGGCCATGCGGCATTGGAAAGTGGTTGGGGTAAGCGCGAGATCAAGTTGGAGGATGGTAGTAGTAGTCATAATCTTTTTGGAATTAAGGCGGGTGCCAGTTGGAAAGGTAATGTCGCTGAGGTAACCACGACTGAATATATACAAGGGGTGCCCGCAAAAGTTGTGGCGCGATTTCGTGCCTATGACTCTGATGCCGATGCTTTTCGTGATTACGCCTCATTCTTGCAGGACAATCCACGTTACGGACAGGTTCTTGTTAACGGGCAAAGTGTCGATGGCTTTGCCCAAGGCTTACAAAACGCCGGTTATGCGACTGACCCTGCGTATGCCACCAAACTAATGAGCGTTATTAGACGTATACAACCGGCTTAA
- a CDS encoding flagellin, producing the protein MSGLTSLASSLTSAVNDTQAKINTTQTQLSTDKKILDPAQQGVVTRLSAQVEGYVAVKSNITQTQSVVSVAQTGLAAISSMLTQMQSMASKASTAGVTDADRASYQATFLSLATQVKNLATSASVNGANLLTSKAGLNVQTGLDGTTVPGSQTTVPGINIAALSVAGGAANTTAAATVSANAINSAIGADTTVSTAVDATAANTATIALTLAAKNAAIAVATAAVGATAETITAATTAATAVKTKVDAAALAASGLAGATAASVAEAVTAASTAATASAVVDATNNSASGVIGTSTALATIKADFTAGFTVSSAADEAAAVTAAKALTAAGVTKATAIATAAVGSNAATIAAATAAATAVKTAIDAAADTAAALVGATAASVGAAVLAAANATTTNTALDISTVAGAQAAIDAIKTDLAAVSAGQSSLTASSVGLAAQSTMADNLGINLQNTIDSIQKPDQAALQIKLTQLNNQSTVNFYLISQMNTASQAVLSLFR; encoded by the coding sequence ATGTCAGGCTTAACATCATTAGCATCCAGCTTAACCAGCGCCGTTAACGACACACAGGCAAAAATTAATACCACCCAAACCCAATTGTCAACCGATAAGAAAATATTGGATCCGGCACAACAAGGGGTGGTGACAAGATTAAGTGCACAAGTAGAAGGTTACGTTGCGGTAAAAAGTAACATTACTCAAACACAGAGCGTGGTTAGCGTTGCGCAAACCGGTCTGGCAGCTATTTCCAGCATGCTGACACAAATGCAATCTATGGCCAGCAAGGCCAGTACTGCAGGCGTAACAGATGCGGATAGAGCAAGTTATCAGGCGACTTTTTTAAGTTTGGCAACCCAAGTTAAAAATCTGGCAACCAGCGCCTCGGTCAATGGTGCCAATTTGTTAACGTCTAAAGCAGGTCTTAACGTGCAAACTGGTCTGGATGGTACAACCGTCCCCGGCTCTCAAACAACGGTACCGGGAATAAATATAGCAGCTTTATCTGTTGCCGGAGGTGCTGCCAACACGACTGCCGCCGCTACTGTCTCTGCCAACGCAATCAATAGTGCTATCGGTGCAGATACTACCGTTAGTACTGCTGTTGATGCTACTGCCGCCAATACCGCCACCATTGCATTGACTTTGGCTGCCAAGAACGCAGCAATAGCGGTTGCTACTGCTGCGGTTGGTGCTACCGCTGAAACTATTACTGCAGCAACTACCGCTGCTACTGCTGTCAAGACTAAAGTTGATGCCGCAGCTTTAGCTGCCTCCGGGCTTGCCGGTGCTACTGCTGCTAGCGTTGCAGAGGCTGTTACTGCAGCATCAACTGCAGCGACAGCATCTGCTGTCGTTGATGCTACCAACAATTCTGCCTCTGGTGTTATAGGTACCAGTACTGCTCTTGCCACCATTAAGGCTGACTTCACTGCCGGCTTTACCGTTAGTAGTGCGGCTGACGAAGCAGCAGCAGTAACTGCGGCTAAAGCTTTAACTGCCGCTGGCGTGACTAAAGCTACGGCTATTGCTACCGCTGCGGTTGGTTCTAATGCTGCTACCATCGCAGCTGCGACTGCCGCTGCCACTGCCGTTAAAACTGCTATTGATGCCGCTGCGGATACTGCCGCTGCACTTGTTGGTGCCACTGCAGCCAGTGTTGGTGCGGCTGTACTTGCTGCAGCTAACGCGACGACTACCAATACTGCCTTGGATATATCAACAGTAGCAGGTGCTCAGGCCGCTATTGATGCGATAAAAACCGATCTTGCTGCTGTGTCTGCCGGTCAGTCATCATTAACTGCGAGTAGTGTTGGTTTGGCGGCTCAATCTACCATGGCTGACAATTTGGGCATCAATCTACAAAATACCATTGATTCCATCCAAAAGCCGGACCAAGCGGCTTTACAAATTAAATTAACGCAATTGAACAATCAATCAACCGTTAATTTTTATCTGATTAGCCAAATGAATACCGCATCACAAGCCGTGTTATCACTGTTTAGATAA